A region from the Drosophila mauritiana strain mau12 chromosome 2L, ASM438214v1, whole genome shotgun sequence genome encodes:
- the LOC117141975 gene encoding uncharacterized protein LOC117141975, with the protein MKVLITFFFLGACLCGIQAEESIADLLKDNAKGVQAANVLLTRIAQVSEQTQVGLAEQKEALKALTLVEKLLAKLTVVLEVGSHNLVATLENLSRQGEEYGNRTETELLELVRLQEGTKEILNVLEAKMDAYQRHVLHSSRNIDNSIDGLAKLITRTVLPQLNGLKCTFDSLETSQINVEVELKNLAGVKELSENSNLKLNVLEHQLKQLNRTQEQRLDILIDAVKHLQPHSSWKVEDVLRELIISQKRIELGLEECSRQQPHPQYGHHDESYLPTYGAEVPEPQHAHPKPKQVDLEPVWSIKEEPKHGEQSGNHKASAYAQSPEPKKNYQSSSAVSWRQSVPWEYGSPYQSAPVHHHQPWNPAPAHGPTSFDKPKPCPKKEHPTPASYVPLPHDQPESYKLPVDYSPKPNHEQPHKPHHEPQSYNEEIYKPQPTQPGESFRIWYGDSSLPQGY; encoded by the exons ATGAAAGTACTGATCACGTTCTTCTTTCTGGGCGCCTGCCTCTGTGGCATCCAAGCGGAGGAGAGTATCGCTGACCTCTTGAAGGACAATGCGAAGGGCGTACAGGCAGCCAATGTGCTCCTGACCCGGATTGCCCAAGTAAGCGAGCAGACTCAGGTCGGTTTggcggagcaaaaggaggcaCTGAAGGCCCTGACGCTCGTGGAGAAGCTGCTAGCCAAGTTGACTGTCGTTCTGGAGGTTGGCTCCCATAATCTGGTGGCCACCCTTGAGAACCTCTCCAGACAGGGCGAGGAATACGGCAATCGAACGGAGACAGAGCTCCTGGAACTGGTCCGCCTGCAGGAGGGCACCAAGGAGATACTCAATGTGCTCGAGGCCAAGATGGATGCCTATCAGAGGCATGTGCTCCACAGTTCCCGCAACATTGACAACAGCATCGACGGACTGGCCAAACTTATTACTAGGACGGTGTTGCCACAATTGAATGGGCTGAAGTGCACCTTCGATAGCTTGGAGACGTCCCAAATCAACGTGGAGGTGGAGCTGAAGAACTTGGCCGGAGTCAAGGAGCTCAGCGAGAACTCCAACCTCAAGCTGAACGTGCTGGAGCATCAATTGAAGCAGCTGAATCGCACTCAGGAGCAGCGCCTGGACATCCTAATCGATGCAGTCAAGCATTTGCAGCCACACAGCTCCTGGAAAGTGGAGGATGTTCTCCGCGAACTGATCATCTCGCAGAAACGCATCGAACTGGGCCTGGAAGAGTGCAGCCGACAACAGCCCCATCCGCAATATGGCCATCACGACGAGTCCTATCTGCCCACCTACGGAGCTGAGGTCCCAGAGCCTCAGCATGCTCATCCCAAGCCCAAGCAAGTGGATCTGGAACCGGTGTGGAGCATCAAGGAGGAGCCCAAGCACG GAGAGCAATCTGGAAACCACAAAGCTTCCGCCTATGCCCAGTCCCCCGAGCCAAAGAAGAACTATCAGAGCTCCAGCGCCGTGTCCTGGCGGCAGTCGGTGCCCTGGGAGTACGGCTCACCATACCAGTCCGCTCCAGTTCACCACCACCAGCCATGGAACCCAGCTCCTGCCCACGGTCCCACCTCTTTTGACAAGCCCAAGCCTTGTCCCAAGAAAGAGCACCCTACTCCGGCATCCTATGTTCCTTTGCCCCATGACCAGCCTGAGTCCTACAAGCTTCCTGTGGATTACAGTCCCAAACCCAACCACGAGCAACCCCATAAGCCCCACCACGAACCACAGTCTTACAATGAAGAAATCTACAAGCCACAGCCCACTCAGCCCGGAGAATCCTTCAGGATTTGGTATGGAGACAGTTCTCTCCCCCAAGGATACTAA
- the LOC117148805 gene encoding nucleoside diphosphate-linked moiety X motif 19 yields the protein MSQAASPTKWRTSASVILVSRDDGNNEDYKVLMLKRSDATAIAVNQTVFPGGLLDSEADESVAWLQYLEEFGVPQEALRRLVLIRDDRPAILAPQGSGCYDRFFKRSHIWAREITLRLTAVRECFEEVGLLLCRSRSQLDFGAATCAQDVPDLESWQRRVHNKPAEFLTLCRELNVVPDLWALHEWSAWASPGFIRKGHETAFFMAFVDKQPELLEEPSEVKETLWLTPVELLRLADLGNVWFMPPQVYELSRLMGIKAYQSLLEFATKRSGLGTTMFLPVGYNCQGSMVFVLPGDDFYVPEPHLVHEIISFPGSEDEFRARSKHLHRYTYGPAVRNLELNIPPPNGHLKPLKFQAERQKL from the exons ATGAGCCAAGCTGCATCTCCTACCAAGTGGCGCACCTCGGCCAGTGTGATCCTGGTGTCCAGAGATGATGGCAATAACGAAGATTACAAG GTGCTTATGCTAAAACGCAGTGATGCCACGGCGATTGCGGTCAATCAGACTGTATTTCCCGGTGGCCTCCTGGACTCTGAGGCGGATGAAAGCGTCGCCTGGCTGCAGTACCTCGAGGAGTTTGGTGTTCCACAAGAGGCACTACGCCGCCTGGTTCTCATCCGCGACGATCGTCCTGCCATTCTGGCGCCCCAGGGCAGTGGCTGCTACGATCGGTTCTTTAAGCGCTCCCACATTTGGGCTCG GGAGATTACGCTGCGACTAACCGCCGTGAGGGAATGCTTTGAAGAGGTGGGTCTGCTGCTTTGTCGGAGTCGGAGTCAACTGGATTTTGGTGCGGCAACTTGCGCTCAGGATGTCCCAGACCTGGAGTCGTGGCAGCGAAGGGTGCACAACAAGCCGGCTGAGTTTCTAACCCTCTGTCGCGAGCTAAATGTAGTTCCAGATTTGTGGGCCCTGCATGAGTGGTCTGCGTGGGCGAGTCCGGGATTCATACGCAAAGG GCATGAAACCGCTTTCTTCATGGCTTTTGTGGACAAGCAGCCCGAACTGCTGGAAGAACCTTCCGAGGTCAAGGAAACATTG TGGCTGACACCCGTTGAACTTCTGCGACTGGCTGACTTGGGCAATGTTTGGTTCATGCCACCACAGGTCTACGAATTGTCCCGGTTGATGGGAATTAAGGCGTATCAATCCCTGTTAGAGTTTGCCACCAAGCGCAGCGGATTGGGAACGACCATGTTCTTGCCGGTTGGCTATAACTGCCAGGGCTCTATGGTTTTCGTCTTACCTG GCGATGACTTCTATGTTCCCGAACCTCACTTGGTTCACGAAATAATCAGTTTTCCTGGATCAGAAGACGAGTTTAGGGCTCGTTCAAAGCATCTGCATCGCTATACCTATGGTCCTGCTGTTCGAAACTTGGAGTTAAATATTCCACCGCCGAATGGACACTTGAAACCGCTGAAATTTCAGGCGGAGCGCCAGAAGCTGTAA
- the LOC117136782 gene encoding uncharacterized protein LOC117136782 produces MRVQLTLLAICIYLCAAAAEDLNSIHEIRGEVEELIKGTEELNHGLQKVKDVQKGIEEKFKHQRDEIELIAGLEGAIAKLESNVQSSIQATTSGVGNLTAIVNAIQGQNENSIRNLTKVELEIRGALGQVAANQNKYEQNLNEVASSVNSHLAEIQQLLSQAVIGELIGLDNKAKVLQEQQRNIVGQVGYLGELKALADRANRKVNQLEWGLVILNRTQSESLNSIEHTVHGVQVATSQVDHKLAALLNNQKNIERSLDGCKHKNPPHQKPHEIWTHPEHAPIYKPKPEGNQGYESGYASQEEAEYLYKLWYGKGQ; encoded by the exons ATGAGAGTGCAACTGACTTTGCTAGCGATATGCATTTACCTATGCGCTGCTGCAGCTGAGGATCTGAACTCCATCCATGAGATACGCGGCGAGGTGGAGGAGCTGATCAAAGGTACGGAGGAGCTGAACCATGGACTGCAGAAAGTGAAGGACGTGCAGAAGGGCATTGAAGAGAAGTTCAAGCATCAGCGCGACGAGATCGAGCTCATTGCTGGATTGGAGGGTGCCATAGCCAAGCTGGAATCGAACGTTCAAAGCAGCATCCAAGCCACGACCTCCGGAGTGGGAAATTTGACAGCCATCGTTAACGCAATCCAGGGTCAGAATGAAAACTCTATTAGGAATCTCACTAAAGTGGAGCTAGAGATCAGGGGAGCCCTGGGCCAAGTGGCTGCCAATCAGAACAAATACGAGCAGAACCTAAATGAGGTGGCCTCATCCGTCAACTCGCATCTGGCGGAGATTCAGCAGCTGCTATCGCAGGCCGTCATAGGGGAACTCATCGGCTTGGACAACAAGGCGAAGGTCctccaggagcagcagcgcaACATCGTGGGTCAAGTGGGATATCTGGGCGAACTTAAGGCTCTGGCAGATCGTGCCAATCGTAAAGTCAATCAATTGGAGTGGGGTCTGGTCATTCTGAACCGCACTCAGTCCGAGAGCCTGAACAGCATCGAGCACACTGTCCATGGAGTGCAGGTGGCAACCTCCCAGGTCGATCATAAACTTGCTGCCCTACTGAACAATCAGAAGAACATTGAAAGGTCGCTGGATGGCTGCAAGCACAAAAACCCGCCACACCAGAAGCCCCACGAGATCTGGACTCACCCGGAACACGCACCAATTTACAA GCCAAAACCAGAGGGCAATCAAGGATACGAGAGCGGCTATGCCTCCCAAGAAGAGGCTGAATACCTATACAAACTCTGGTATGGAAAGGGCCAGTAG